The following proteins come from a genomic window of Rhodothermales bacterium:
- a CDS encoding BlaI/MecI/CopY family transcriptional regulator, translating to MASSKPTAAELAILRVLWIHGPSTVRAVHEALRAEQSTGYTAGYTTVLKLLQIMRKKGRVVCDTANMAHVYRPAASEAETQADLVKDLLDGAFYGSTRALVLRALSMQPSTPEELAEIRQLIEELEREG from the coding sequence ATGGCATCATCCAAACCAACCGCGGCGGAGCTGGCGATCCTGCGTGTACTGTGGATACACGGGCCTTCGACCGTGCGCGCCGTACACGAAGCGCTGCGCGCGGAGCAGTCGACCGGCTACACAGCCGGCTATACGACCGTTCTGAAGCTCCTCCAGATCATGCGGAAGAAAGGACGGGTAGTGTGCGACACGGCGAACATGGCGCACGTGTATCGGCCGGCGGCATCCGAGGCCGAGACGCAGGCCGACCTGGTGAAGGACTTGTTGGACGGGGCGTTTTACGGGTCGACGCGGGCGCTGGTGCTGCGTGCGTTATCCATGCAACCCAGCACGCCGGAGGAGCTGGCGGAGATTCGGCAACTGATCGAGGAGTTGGAGCGGGAAGGGTAG